Part of the Synergistota bacterium genome, GGAAGCCTGTTTAAAGCATATGCCATCATATCAGCTATGCACTCCTCACACTTGCAGACATCATCTCTATCCTTAAGAAGCTTTTCAAGGGTCTCCTTAACAACCCTTTCCATATAATTTCTTGGTATCTTATATTCTGACATC contains:
- a CDS encoding late competence development ComFB family protein, with translation MMSEYKIPRNYMERVVKETLEKLLKDRDDVCKCEECIADMMAYALNRLP